A region of Gemmatimonas sp. UBA7669 DNA encodes the following proteins:
- a CDS encoding arylesterase, whose protein sequence is MREQSEGNRRRMAVAALLMAAGTAMACSDGAAARADSTGAAASARAENTPDNAKEPASRAPRLVILGTSLTAGLGLPPEKAYPSVLQALADSAGVPVRIVNAGLSGETSAGALRRAGWVLDQPADVVVLEVGANDGLRGVDPDSTYANLLGLIDSVRTQQPGARVALVQMEAPTNLGPQYTRAFHEAYVKAAAARQVPLLPFLLEGVAGVAALNQGDGIHPNAEGARRVAATLWTGIRPLLASDGAKADSAGSGATVR, encoded by the coding sequence ATGCGAGAGCAATCAGAGGGGAACCGACGTCGGATGGCCGTGGCGGCGCTGCTGATGGCAGCAGGCACCGCGATGGCGTGCAGTGACGGGGCAGCGGCGCGTGCGGACAGCACGGGTGCAGCGGCCTCGGCCAGAGCGGAGAATACACCGGATAACGCGAAAGAGCCGGCTTCACGTGCCCCGCGGCTGGTCATTCTCGGGACGAGTCTGACGGCGGGCCTTGGCCTGCCACCGGAGAAGGCCTACCCGTCGGTGCTGCAGGCGCTGGCCGATTCGGCCGGCGTGCCGGTGCGCATCGTCAACGCGGGGCTCAGCGGCGAGACCTCGGCGGGGGCGCTGCGCCGCGCGGGCTGGGTGCTGGACCAGCCGGCTGATGTCGTGGTGCTGGAGGTGGGTGCCAATGACGGGCTGCGGGGTGTGGACCCCGACTCGACCTACGCCAACCTGCTGGGGCTGATCGACAGTGTGCGCACGCAGCAGCCGGGGGCCAGGGTGGCTCTGGTGCAGATGGAAGCGCCCACGAACCTCGGGCCGCAGTATACGCGGGCCTTTCACGAGGCCTACGTGAAGGCGGCGGCGGCCCGGCAGGTGCCCCTGCTGCCCTTCCTGCTGGAAGGGGTGGCCGGGGTGGCGGCGCTCAACCAGGGCGACGGCATTCACCCCAATGCCGAGGGGGCGCGTCGGGTGGCGGCCACCCTGTGGACGGGTATCCGGCCGTTGCTGGCGTCTGATGGCGCCAAGGCGGATTCGGCGGGGTCGGGGGCCACGGTCCGATAG
- a CDS encoding Ig-like domain-containing protein: MRVGMGVMCDALRGMRDARRATRDIAEAIRAVGRVQKYEVAVQQANMGRRTVVCAASVLLSAVITGCNSSTGTDTPNGRIPTSLVMGAGVDGQVANVGSAVPTLPSVIVRDQDGQPLPGSVVLWAVRSGGGTVGFASSAADSLGRASTSWVLGRSAGTQVLAALLTTGDSLRIAATARALAPNTFELMDGDNQELAAGAQSAPLVVRAQDVYLNPVADAVVRWQTSAGVLEAHSVRTSAAGTASVRVTMPQSTLPEGVVRVTARLENGASLEFVLRQRR, translated from the coding sequence ATGCGTGTTGGCATGGGCGTGATGTGCGATGCGCTGCGCGGGATGCGCGACGCGCGACGTGCGACGCGTGATATCGCCGAGGCCATTCGGGCCGTCGGCCGGGTCCAGAAATACGAGGTGGCGGTGCAGCAGGCGAACATGGGTCGGAGGACGGTGGTGTGCGCGGCAAGCGTGTTGCTGAGCGCCGTGATCACGGGCTGCAACTCCAGCACGGGGACGGACACGCCCAACGGGCGCATTCCCACGTCGCTGGTCATGGGCGCCGGTGTGGACGGCCAGGTTGCCAACGTGGGTTCCGCCGTGCCGACCCTGCCCAGTGTGATCGTGCGTGACCAGGACGGTCAGCCGCTGCCCGGTTCGGTGGTGTTGTGGGCGGTGCGCAGCGGTGGCGGCACGGTGGGCTTTGCCAGCAGCGCTGCCGACTCGCTGGGGCGCGCGAGCACTTCGTGGGTTCTGGGGCGCAGCGCCGGTACGCAGGTGCTGGCCGCACTGCTCACCACCGGCGATTCGCTGCGCATTGCGGCGACGGCCCGCGCGCTCGCGCCCAACACCTTTGAACTGATGGACGGCGACAATCAGGAGCTCGCTGCCGGCGCGCAGTCCGCCCCGCTCGTCGTGCGGGCGCAGGACGTGTATCTCAATCCGGTCGCCGATGCCGTCGTGCGCTGGCAGACCTCGGCTGGCGTGCTCGAGGCGCACAGTGTGCGGACCTCGGCGGCAGGCACGGCCTCGGTGCGGGTGACCATGCCGCAATCCACGTTGCCCGAGGGCGTGGTGCGTGTGACGGCACGCCTCGAGAACGGCGCCTCGCTGGAGTTTGTGCTGCGGCAGCGGCGCTGA
- the efp gene encoding elongation factor P: MAFSATQIRRGMVLVFEGDPCRVIEFRHHTPGNLRAMVQAKLKNLRTGSSFEHRFRAADTIVKADMETHELEFLYQGGDSYHFMNAENYDQIELDEEALGDSAPWMQPGLKILAEYYNGRPIGIQLPNSLVFEIVDTAPVVRGATKTASSKPAKLENGVTVNVPEFVEQGTRVRVNPNTGEYLDRAKD; the protein is encoded by the coding sequence ATGGCTTTCTCCGCAACGCAAATCCGCCGCGGCATGGTCCTCGTGTTCGAGGGCGATCCGTGCCGGGTCATCGAGTTCCGTCACCACACGCCGGGCAACCTGCGCGCGATGGTGCAGGCGAAGCTCAAGAACCTGCGCACGGGTTCGAGCTTCGAGCATCGTTTCCGTGCCGCGGACACGATCGTGAAGGCGGACATGGAAACGCACGAGCTCGAGTTCCTGTATCAAGGCGGCGACTCGTACCACTTCATGAACGCCGAGAACTACGACCAGATCGAGCTCGACGAAGAAGCGTTGGGTGATTCGGCCCCGTGGATGCAGCCGGGTCTCAAGATCCTGGCCGAGTACTACAACGGCCGGCCGATCGGCATCCAGCTCCCGAACTCGCTCGTGTTCGAGATCGTGGACACGGCGCCGGTGGTGCGTGGTGCGACCAAGACGGCGTCGTCGAAGCCGGCCAAGCTGGAGAACGGCGTGACGGTGAACGTGCCGGAGTTCGTGGAGCAGGGCACGCGCGTGCGTGTCAATCCGAACACCGGTGAGTACCTCGACCGCGCGAAGGACTGA
- a CDS encoding heavy-metal-associated domain-containing protein, with protein MDSTNTRATLTISGMSCGHCVSAVKQALGELNGVTIEQVAIGSATVRYDPAVVQPSAIADAVSDAGYTASIN; from the coding sequence ATGGACAGCACCAATACTCGCGCCACGCTCACCATCAGCGGCATGAGCTGCGGCCACTGCGTATCGGCCGTCAAGCAGGCCCTCGGAGAACTGAACGGTGTGACCATCGAACAGGTGGCCATCGGCTCAGCCACTGTGCGGTACGACCCCGCGGTGGTGCAGCCGTCGGCCATCGCCGATGCCGTAAGCGACGCGGGCTACACGGCCAGCATCAACTGA
- a CDS encoding ABC transporter permease, with product MTIATLLRLAWRESRTARRRLALYMSSIAFGVAALVAIDSFAGNVTRSIRNQSRALLGGDMALQARNAFPAVIDTIADSLRTANVPMARVTTFASMALAEPAGTTRLAQVRAVGRGYPFYGAVETVPADGWARVHDDSIAFVDASLLVALDTRVGDTLRLGKQRFTIAGTLGNVPGDAGITAVIGPRIYVSERWLPSMGLLQFGSRAEYEMVLQLPASQQSTSSAALVARNLRRRIDPVAAALQEAREARGDDNERAGPGGGEAEEDTTVTLPLGVDSSAALATADSSSDTRSATTDSASAATGLSTRTPATRVRVRTVADTEEDLTEAVLRLADFLSVIGLIALLLGGIGVASGVNAFVSSKIDTVAVLRCLGATSRQVMALYVVQAAAMGLVGATAGAALGVAVQFLLPKVTGEFLPVDVAIQLEPLPLLLGLGTGVWVSLVFALRPLLALRRVSPLQAIRRNADPAALPSEWRDGARLLVDGLLVGSVVAIVLSRIGNVREGLATTAGIVAVVGVLWVAATLLIALARRTTRPSWPFELRQGIANLHRPANQTRAVTLALGFGAFLLSTVYLVQANLLGTVQATTSGAAGNLLLFDVQDDQAPPLDSLFRARGHEVVQRTPIVTMRIDAINGRSVTELQADTTVRRAGWTLRREYRSTYRDSISASETLASGEWFAPAAERDAARAANPDAPFALSLETELAQDLGVSVGDTIVWNVQGVPVRTVLANTRTVNWGRFEANFFAVFEPAALRRAPQQFVFIANVPAGDALSTVQRDIVRRFPNVSSLDLTLVRQTIGNIVDRVTLAIRFLGLFSLAMGVPVLFSAVAATRRARLREGVLLRTLGASRRQVARVLLAEYAALGALGALTGMLLSFGGAWGITTFLFDTPFDAALGPTAIIAVGMLLLTMLIGWLTSRDVYRETPMMAIRDAG from the coding sequence ATGACCATCGCGACCTTGCTGAGGTTGGCCTGGCGCGAAAGTCGCACGGCCCGCCGCCGGTTGGCGCTGTACATGTCGTCCATTGCGTTTGGTGTCGCGGCCCTCGTGGCCATCGACTCCTTCGCCGGCAACGTCACGCGTTCCATTCGCAATCAGTCGCGCGCCCTCTTGGGCGGCGACATGGCGCTGCAGGCGCGCAACGCGTTCCCGGCCGTCATCGACACCATTGCCGATTCGCTGCGAACGGCCAACGTGCCCATGGCTCGCGTGACGACGTTTGCCTCAATGGCGCTGGCCGAACCCGCTGGCACCACACGTCTCGCACAAGTGCGCGCCGTGGGGCGCGGCTATCCGTTCTACGGCGCCGTGGAAACCGTGCCCGCCGACGGCTGGGCGCGTGTGCATGACGACAGCATTGCGTTTGTCGACGCCTCGCTGCTCGTGGCACTCGACACGCGCGTGGGCGACACCCTGCGTCTTGGCAAGCAGCGCTTCACCATTGCCGGCACACTCGGCAATGTGCCGGGCGACGCCGGCATCACGGCCGTCATCGGCCCGCGCATTTATGTGTCCGAGCGCTGGTTGCCGAGCATGGGGCTGCTGCAGTTCGGCAGTCGCGCCGAATACGAAATGGTGCTGCAGCTCCCCGCGTCGCAGCAGAGCACGAGTAGTGCGGCCCTTGTGGCGCGCAACCTGCGGCGCCGCATCGATCCGGTCGCCGCTGCACTGCAGGAAGCCCGCGAAGCGCGTGGTGACGACAACGAACGTGCGGGTCCTGGCGGTGGTGAAGCCGAGGAAGACACCACGGTCACCTTGCCGCTCGGTGTTGATAGCAGCGCGGCGCTGGCTACCGCAGACAGCAGCAGCGATACGCGTAGCGCCACAACCGATTCCGCCTCCGCTGCCACAGGCCTCAGCACCCGCACGCCGGCCACTCGTGTGCGCGTGCGCACGGTGGCCGACACCGAGGAGGACCTCACCGAGGCCGTGCTGCGGCTCGCGGATTTTCTCAGCGTGATTGGTCTCATTGCGCTGCTGTTGGGCGGCATTGGCGTGGCCAGTGGGGTGAACGCGTTTGTGTCGTCCAAGATCGACACCGTGGCCGTGCTGCGCTGTCTTGGTGCCACCAGTCGTCAGGTCATGGCGCTGTACGTGGTGCAGGCGGCGGCCATGGGTCTGGTTGGCGCCACGGCCGGCGCCGCCTTGGGTGTGGCCGTGCAGTTCCTCCTGCCCAAGGTCACGGGCGAGTTCCTGCCCGTAGACGTGGCCATTCAGCTCGAGCCCCTGCCGCTGCTGCTGGGACTCGGCACCGGTGTCTGGGTGTCGCTGGTGTTTGCCTTGCGTCCGCTGCTCGCACTGCGCCGCGTGTCGCCGCTGCAGGCCATTCGTCGAAACGCCGACCCGGCGGCGCTGCCCAGTGAATGGCGCGACGGCGCACGGTTGCTGGTGGACGGCCTGCTGGTGGGCAGTGTCGTGGCCATTGTGCTCTCGCGCATTGGCAATGTGCGTGAGGGCCTTGCCACCACCGCCGGCATCGTGGCCGTCGTGGGTGTGCTCTGGGTGGCGGCCACACTGCTCATTGCACTCGCGCGTCGCACGACCCGTCCGTCCTGGCCGTTTGAATTGCGTCAGGGCATCGCCAACCTGCACCGCCCCGCCAATCAGACACGCGCGGTCACCCTCGCGCTGGGCTTTGGCGCCTTCCTGCTCAGCACCGTGTATCTCGTGCAGGCCAATCTGCTCGGCACCGTGCAGGCCACCACCAGCGGAGCCGCGGGCAACCTGCTGTTGTTTGACGTGCAGGACGACCAGGCCCCGCCGCTGGACTCGCTCTTCCGGGCGCGCGGTCATGAGGTGGTGCAGCGCACCCCCATCGTCACCATGCGCATCGATGCCATCAACGGCCGCAGTGTGACCGAGCTGCAGGCGGATACCACGGTGCGACGCGCGGGCTGGACGCTGCGCCGCGAGTATCGCTCCACGTATCGCGATTCCATCTCGGCCTCGGAAACGCTGGCCAGTGGCGAGTGGTTTGCGCCGGCCGCCGAGCGGGATGCCGCGCGTGCGGCCAATCCCGATGCACCGTTTGCGCTGTCGCTCGAAACCGAACTCGCGCAGGACCTGGGCGTGAGTGTCGGCGACACGATCGTGTGGAACGTGCAGGGGGTGCCCGTGCGCACGGTGCTGGCCAATACGCGCACGGTGAACTGGGGCCGCTTCGAAGCCAACTTCTTTGCCGTCTTCGAACCGGCCGCGCTACGTCGTGCGCCGCAACAGTTCGTGTTCATTGCCAACGTGCCGGCGGGTGATGCCCTGTCCACCGTGCAGCGTGACATCGTGCGGCGTTTCCCCAACGTGTCCAGTCTCGATCTCACACTCGTACGTCAGACCATTGGCAACATCGTCGATCGCGTGACGCTGGCCATTCGCTTCCTCGGTCTCTTCTCACTGGCCATGGGTGTGCCGGTGCTCTTCAGCGCCGTGGCCGCCACGCGCCGGGCCCGACTGCGGGAAGGTGTGTTGCTGCGCACCCTGGGCGCTTCGCGCCGTCAGGTGGCGCGGGTGCTGCTGGCGGAGTATGCGGCGCTCGGCGCACTCGGTGCACTCACGGGCATGCTGCTCTCGTTTGGCGGCGCCTGGGGCATCACGACCTTCCTGTTCGACACGCCCTTCGACGCGGCACTTGGCCCAACGGCCATCATTGCGGTCGGCATGCTGCTGCTGACCATGCTCATTGGCTGGCTCACGAGCCGTGATGTGTACCGCGAAACACCCATGATGGCCATCCGCGACGCGGGCTGA
- a CDS encoding ABC transporter ATP-binding protein, whose protein sequence is MLVARGLTKEYKSGTQHLTVLDHVSFDVPAGAFVSIVGPSGSGKTTLLGLLAGLDTPSQGSVSLDGVDLNTLDEDARAKLRGEKVGFVFQSFQLIPTLTALENVQVPLELSGTGTVREAATRATDLLTRVGLGDRIHHFPQQLSGGEQQRVALARAFVNEPRILFADEPTGNLDGSTGERIVELLQALNRERGCTIVLVTHDPALAARTQRTIRLRDGVIVEDVFHQHDQPA, encoded by the coding sequence ATGCTCGTCGCTCGTGGGTTGACCAAGGAGTATAAGTCCGGCACCCAGCATCTGACGGTGCTGGATCATGTGTCCTTTGACGTACCGGCCGGGGCCTTTGTGTCCATCGTCGGCCCCTCCGGCAGCGGCAAGACCACCCTGCTCGGCCTGCTTGCCGGACTCGATACCCCGTCGCAGGGCTCGGTGTCCCTCGATGGGGTCGACCTCAATACGCTGGACGAAGACGCACGGGCGAAGCTGCGCGGCGAGAAAGTGGGCTTCGTGTTTCAGAGCTTCCAGCTCATTCCCACGCTCACGGCGCTCGAGAATGTGCAGGTGCCGCTCGAGCTCTCGGGCACCGGCACGGTGCGCGAAGCGGCCACACGCGCCACCGACCTGCTCACCCGCGTGGGGCTGGGCGACCGCATTCACCACTTCCCGCAGCAACTCTCGGGCGGTGAGCAGCAGCGTGTGGCGCTGGCCCGCGCCTTCGTGAACGAGCCGCGCATTCTCTTCGCCGACGAACCCACGGGCAATCTCGACGGCAGCACCGGCGAGCGCATCGTGGAACTGCTGCAGGCGCTCAATCGCGAGCGCGGCTGCACCATCGTGCTCGTCACACACGACCCGGCCCTCGCCGCGCGCACGCAGCGCACCATTCGTCTGCGTGATGGCGTCATCGTGGAAGACGTATTCCATCAGCACGACCAACCCGCATGA
- a CDS encoding type II toxin-antitoxin system YhaV family toxin produces MPARKRAKAKEAPPQAAPLVLNGWTFVAWPDFDERWRALITTVAAQRVASPTGPLSTPEATVLAALVRLLRDHIARDPNAADYRLKANLSAWRRVKFLGRLRLFYRFSSAHQLVVLTWLNDEKTLRKDGATSDPYQVFAGMLSRGEVPETWGALVAGAKTLHAPLPDKGR; encoded by the coding sequence ATGCCGGCTCGTAAGCGTGCCAAAGCAAAGGAGGCGCCGCCGCAAGCGGCGCCTCTCGTGCTCAATGGCTGGACATTCGTGGCGTGGCCGGACTTCGACGAGCGCTGGCGCGCCTTGATCACCACCGTCGCCGCACAGCGCGTGGCCAGCCCCACGGGTCCCCTGTCAACTCCGGAGGCCACCGTGCTTGCCGCGCTGGTGCGTCTGTTGAGGGACCACATCGCACGCGATCCGAACGCAGCAGACTACCGACTCAAGGCCAACCTCAGCGCATGGCGCCGGGTAAAGTTCCTTGGGCGCCTTCGCTTGTTCTATCGCTTCAGCTCCGCCCATCAGCTTGTCGTGCTGACGTGGCTGAACGATGAGAAGACACTTCGAAAGGACGGAGCGACGTCCGACCCCTATCAGGTGTTCGCCGGGATGCTCTCACGCGGCGAAGTGCCGGAGACGTGGGGCGCTTTGGTGGCCGGGGCGAAAACGCTGCACGCGCCGCTCCCCGACAAGGGCCGGTAA